The Deltaproteobacteria bacterium genome contains the following window.
CCTTACTTCGCGACTTGGATCAGCTGCTTCCCGAGATTCTTCCCCGTGAACAGCCGCATCAGCGCCTCCGGCGCGCGTTCGATGCCCACCACGATGTCCTCCTGGTGCACGAGCTCCCCGGCGTCGACCCAGCGCTTCAGCTCCTCCCGCGCGGCCCCGAACTTCGCCGCGTAGTCGATCACGATGAAGCCCTCCATGCGCCCGCGCTGAATCACGAGATTCATGAGGTTGCGCGGACCCGGCGGCGGCTCCACCTCGTTGTACGCCGAGATGCCGCCGCACAGCACCACGCGCGCCTTCATCCGAATCTGCGCGAGCACCGCGTCGAGGATGTCGCCGCCGACGTTGTCGAAGTACACGTCGACACCCTGCGGCGCGAGCTGCGCGAGCCGCACGCCCACGTTCTCGCGCTTGTAGTCGATGGCGGCGTCGAAGCGCGCCTCCTTCGTGAGCCACGCGCACTTATCAGGGCCGCCGGCGATGCCGATCACCTTGCAGCCCTTGAGGCGCGCGATCTGTCCCGCGATCGATCCGGTCGCGCCCGCGGCGCCGGAGACGACGACCGTCTCGCCCGCCT
Protein-coding sequences here:
- a CDS encoding NADP-dependent oxidoreductase, whose amino-acid sequence is MSRTNKQWVLAKRPHGMISEANWKFQEAPVPALGEGEVLVETLYLSCDPTQRGWMEDRPSYMPPVQIGEVMRAGSVGRVLESRSPLLAPGDVVEGMAGWQQYSVTKPGGLFGSGKVPAGLDPKLLMGVLGVTGLTAYFGLLDLGQPKAGETVVVSGAAGATGSIAGQIARLKGCKVIGIAGGPDKCAWLTKEARFDAAIDYKRENVGVRLAQLAPQGVDVYFDNVGGDILDAVLAQIRMKARVVLCGGISAYNEVEPPPGPRNLMNLVIQRGRMEGFIVIDYAAKFGAAREELKRWVDAGELVHQEDIVVGIERAPEALMRLFTGKNLGKQLIQVAK